A section of the Verrucomicrobium sp. GAS474 genome encodes:
- the tuf gene encoding elongation factor Tu → MAKEAFARNKPHVNVGTIGHVDHGKTTLTAAITSVLAKKGFAEKKAYDQIDAAPEEKERGITINTAHVEYQTDKRHYAHVDCPGHADYVKNMITGAAQMDGAILVVSAADGPMPQTREHILLARQVGVPSLVVFMNKVDMVDDKELLDLVELEVRELLSQYEFPGDKIPIVRGSALKALEGDAEHEANIVALMDAVDSYIPLPERPKDQPFLMSVEDVFNIEGRGTVATGRVERGVLKKMEEVEIVGIKATVKTTCTDIEMFRKLLDTAEAGDNVGLLLRGVKKEDVERGQVIAKVGSIKPHTKFKAQVYVLSKEEGGRHTPFFTNYRPQFYFRTTDVTGSVKLNEGVEMVMPGDNVEVEVELQAPIAMEKSLRFAIREGGRTVGAGRVADIIA, encoded by the coding sequence ATGGCTAAAGAAGCCTTTGCACGTAACAAGCCGCACGTCAACGTCGGCACGATCGGCCACGTTGACCACGGTAAGACCACCCTGACCGCCGCTATCACCAGCGTCCTGGCCAAGAAGGGTTTTGCCGAAAAGAAAGCCTACGACCAGATCGACGCCGCCCCCGAAGAAAAGGAGCGCGGTATCACGATCAACACCGCCCACGTCGAATACCAGACGGACAAGCGCCACTACGCGCACGTTGACTGCCCCGGCCACGCCGACTACGTCAAGAACATGATCACCGGCGCCGCCCAGATGGACGGTGCGATCCTCGTTGTTTCCGCCGCCGACGGTCCGATGCCCCAGACCCGTGAGCACATCCTGCTCGCCCGTCAGGTCGGCGTTCCCTCCCTCGTGGTCTTCATGAACAAGGTCGACATGGTTGACGACAAGGAACTCCTCGACCTCGTCGAGCTCGAAGTTCGCGAACTCCTCTCCCAGTACGAATTCCCCGGCGACAAGATCCCGATCGTCCGCGGCTCGGCCCTCAAGGCCCTCGAAGGCGACGCCGAGCATGAAGCCAACATCGTCGCCCTCATGGACGCCGTTGACAGCTACATCCCGCTTCCCGAGCGTCCGAAGGATCAGCCCTTCCTGATGTCCGTCGAAGACGTGTTCAACATCGAAGGTCGCGGCACCGTCGCCACCGGCCGTGTCGAACGTGGCGTCCTCAAGAAGATGGAAGAAGTCGAGATCGTCGGCATCAAGGCCACCGTCAAGACGACCTGCACCGACATCGAAATGTTCCGCAAGCTCCTCGACACCGCCGAAGCCGGCGACAACGTCGGTCTCCTCCTCCGCGGCGTGAAGAAGGAAGACGTCGAGCGCGGCCAGGTCATCGCGAAGGTCGGCTCGATCAAGCCCCACACCAAGTTCAAGGCCCAGGTCTACGTCCTGAGCAAGGAAGAAGGCGGCCGTCACACGCCCTTCTTCACGAACTATCGTCCCCAGTTCTACTTCCGCACGACCGACGTCACCGGAAGTGTGAAGCTGAACGAAGGCGTGGAAATGGTCATGCCGGGCGACAACGTCGAGGTCGAAGTCGAGCTCCAGGCTCCGATCGCGATGGAAAAGTCCCTCCGCTTCGCCATCCGCGAAGGCGGGCGCACGGTCGGTGCCGGCCGCGTTGCCGACATCATCGCCTAG
- the xseA gene encoding exodeoxyribonuclease VII large subunit, whose amino-acid sequence MAKSGTLDLWTGGGEEEPESSLAARPEAAPVVALTVGQITKRIRSLLEQELGEVWVRGEISNLKLPPSGHVYFTLKDADGVLNAVMFRNAAMRLSAPLRDGQAVLLRGRITVYEARGQYQILVEEVRAEGLGTLQERFEALKRKLMAEGLFEIERKRDLPVFPERVGIVTSLQGAVIQDFCRVLGRRAPGIGIQVRGVRVQGVGAAEEIAEAVAAFSREGGVDLIVVARGGGSLEDLWAFNEEVVARALAASLIPTVSAVGHETDFTIADFVADLRAPTPSAAAELISRDWEEWRGEVAALKERLRREVRAKVEWERERLTRLRNSPVFREPRRYVERMSQRVDDLASGLGRGLRHAVAVRRGTWEGLRGRLAAPSADPRTRIARLREAVGHWEARLRTLGPEGTLARGYALVLDGEGKLVRKAGEVKPGQGLKIRFGDGDVGAKAV is encoded by the coding sequence ATGGCGAAATCCGGAACCCTCGACTTGTGGACCGGGGGAGGGGAGGAGGAGCCCGAATCCTCTCTTGCCGCCCGCCCCGAGGCGGCTCCCGTCGTCGCCCTCACCGTTGGCCAGATCACGAAGCGCATCCGCAGCCTCCTCGAGCAGGAACTCGGCGAAGTCTGGGTCCGGGGGGAAATCTCCAACCTGAAGCTCCCCCCCTCGGGCCACGTCTACTTCACCCTGAAGGATGCCGACGGCGTCCTCAACGCCGTCATGTTTCGCAACGCGGCGATGCGCCTCTCCGCCCCCCTGCGGGACGGTCAGGCCGTCCTCCTCCGGGGCCGGATCACCGTCTACGAGGCGCGGGGCCAATACCAGATCCTCGTCGAGGAAGTCCGTGCGGAAGGCCTCGGCACCTTGCAGGAACGGTTCGAGGCGCTGAAGCGGAAGCTGATGGCCGAGGGCCTCTTCGAGATCGAGCGGAAGCGCGACCTCCCCGTCTTCCCCGAGCGCGTCGGCATCGTCACCTCCCTCCAGGGCGCGGTCATCCAGGACTTCTGCCGCGTCCTCGGGCGGCGCGCCCCCGGGATCGGGATCCAGGTCCGGGGCGTCCGCGTCCAGGGCGTCGGCGCGGCGGAAGAGATCGCCGAGGCCGTCGCCGCCTTCTCCCGCGAGGGAGGGGTCGATCTGATCGTCGTCGCGCGGGGCGGCGGAAGCCTCGAGGATCTCTGGGCCTTCAACGAGGAAGTCGTCGCCCGGGCCTTGGCCGCCTCCCTCATTCCGACCGTTTCCGCCGTCGGGCACGAAACCGATTTCACCATCGCCGACTTCGTCGCCGACCTCCGCGCCCCGACGCCGAGCGCCGCCGCCGAGCTGATTTCCCGGGACTGGGAAGAGTGGCGCGGCGAAGTCGCCGCCCTGAAGGAACGCCTCCGCCGCGAAGTGCGGGCGAAGGTCGAGTGGGAACGGGAGCGCCTCACCCGGTTGCGCAACAGCCCCGTCTTCCGCGAACCCCGCCGCTACGTCGAACGGATGAGCCAGCGCGTCGACGATCTCGCCTCCGGCCTCGGCCGGGGCCTCCGCCACGCCGTCGCCGTCCGGCGCGGGACGTGGGAGGGATTGCGCGGGCGGCTGGCTGCCCCCTCCGCCGATCCCCGCACCCGGATCGCCCGGTTGCGCGAAGCCGTCGGCCATTGGGAAGCCCGCCTGCGGACCCTCGGCCCCGAGGGAACCTTGGCGCGGGGGTACGCGCTGGTGCTCGACGGAGAGGGGAAGCTGGTGCGGAAAGCCGGAGAAGTGAAGCCCGGGCAAGGGCTGAAAATCCGATTCGGAGACGGGGACGTCGGCGCGAAAGCGGTTTGA
- the secE gene encoding preprotein translocase subunit SecE: MSPATAHIVQQSLYWAGWIAFAAFVLWLLYRNGAKVSGFFGETVAELKKCTWPWNPAESDFRKKYKELIDSTLVVAVFSILLAAFITSSDFLLVQVIGFFTR; the protein is encoded by the coding sequence ATGAGTCCCGCCACCGCACACATCGTTCAGCAGTCGCTTTATTGGGCCGGATGGATCGCCTTCGCGGCGTTCGTCCTCTGGCTCCTCTATCGCAACGGTGCGAAGGTGTCGGGATTCTTCGGGGAAACGGTCGCCGAACTGAAGAAATGCACGTGGCCTTGGAATCCCGCGGAATCCGATTTCCGCAAGAAATACAAGGAACTCATCGACTCGACGCTCGTCGTCGCCGTCTTTTCCATTCTTCTGGCTGCCTTCATCACCTCCTCCGACTTCCTGCTTGTCCAGGTCATCGGATTTTTCACCCGCTAA
- the purN gene encoding phosphoribosylglycinamide formyltransferase, which produces MLKLAVLGSGKGSNFVAIQNAIVSSGGILADKARVVLVASDNAGAGILDHARAFGLPAEALPKGAFKTKLEPEIEQTLASLIRRSGADLVVLAGYMRVVKAPLLDAFPERIINIHPSILPAFKGLEAWKQALAAGVAETGCTVHWVNAEIDGGDVLGQERVPILPGDTAETLHARIHEAEHRLYPAVIARLAVELGKA; this is translated from the coding sequence ATGCTGAAACTCGCCGTCCTCGGCTCCGGTAAGGGGAGCAACTTCGTCGCCATCCAGAACGCGATCGTCTCGTCCGGCGGCATCCTCGCCGACAAGGCCCGCGTCGTCCTCGTCGCCTCGGACAACGCCGGGGCGGGGATCCTCGACCACGCCCGCGCCTTCGGCCTCCCCGCCGAGGCCCTGCCGAAGGGGGCCTTCAAGACGAAGCTCGAGCCCGAGATCGAGCAGACCCTCGCCTCCCTCATCCGCCGCTCCGGGGCCGACCTCGTCGTCCTCGCCGGATACATGCGGGTCGTGAAGGCCCCCCTGCTCGACGCCTTCCCCGAGCGGATCATCAACATCCATCCCTCGATCCTCCCCGCCTTCAAGGGCCTCGAAGCCTGGAAGCAGGCCCTCGCCGCCGGCGTCGCCGAGACCGGCTGCACTGTCCACTGGGTCAACGCCGAGATCGACGGTGGCGACGTCCTCGGTCAGGAACGGGTCCCCATCCTTCCCGGCGACACCGCCGAGACCCTCCACGCCCGCATCCACGAGGCCGAACACCGCCTCTACCCTGCCGTCATCGCGCGGCTGGCCGTCGAGCTCGGAAAGGCTTAG
- a CDS encoding type II secretion system protein — protein sequence MRSFARGRRGFTLVELLFVITIIGILAGIAFPAFNQAMTAAKKAQASSMANQLKTSVYNFYTDYGYYPTQPQQQEIDNRTLYKILIGKDNENNPRGIAYMEFKANDLDIPDSPSMYVDPWYRGVKSSAQNYHVLVDFNYDNEIDLAGATPGQITASVAVWDPGPPKRTKLADNVRMDAPPSPSAASGSDAAADPAASSAESSASGSDAADAPAPTEPVRQGGWSINPISDSKNIIRTW from the coding sequence TTGCGCTCTTTCGCACGCGGCCGGCGGGGGTTCACCCTGGTCGAACTCCTTTTCGTCATCACCATCATCGGCATCCTGGCCGGGATCGCCTTCCCCGCCTTCAATCAGGCGATGACGGCGGCGAAGAAAGCCCAGGCCTCCTCGATGGCCAACCAGTTGAAGACCTCGGTCTACAACTTCTACACCGATTACGGTTATTACCCGACCCAGCCCCAGCAGCAGGAGATCGACAACCGGACGCTCTACAAAATCCTCATCGGCAAGGATAACGAGAACAACCCCCGGGGGATCGCCTACATGGAATTCAAGGCGAACGACCTCGACATCCCCGACAGCCCCTCGATGTACGTCGATCCGTGGTATCGCGGCGTGAAGAGCTCCGCCCAGAACTACCACGTCCTCGTCGACTTCAATTACGACAACGAGATCGACCTCGCGGGCGCCACCCCGGGCCAGATCACCGCGAGCGTCGCCGTCTGGGATCCGGGTCCGCCGAAGCGGACGAAGCTGGCCGACAACGTCCGCATGGACGCCCCCCCGTCGCCCTCCGCCGCCTCGGGCTCCGATGCCGCCGCCGACCCCGCCGCCAGCAGCGCGGAGAGCTCCGCCTCGGGCTCCGATGCCGCCGACGCCCCCGCGCCGACCGAGCCCGTCCGCCAGGGCGGCTGGTCGATCAACCCGATCTCCGATTCCAAGAATATCATCCGGACATGGTAA
- a CDS encoding adenylyltransferase/cytidyltransferase family protein, translated as MPESLESGKIVPLDEAAAFRAALKKEGRRVVATNGCFDLLHVGHLRYLTQARERGDFLWLGLNADASVRELKGPTRPVNNEADRAEILAALRVVDAVTIFPEMRATRFLRAVAPDLYVKGGDYKPETLDADERAAVAAGGGTIEILPLVPGKSTTATLKRIQS; from the coding sequence ATGCCTGAGAGCCTCGAATCGGGAAAAATCGTCCCCCTGGATGAAGCGGCGGCGTTCCGGGCCGCCCTGAAAAAGGAGGGCCGCCGCGTCGTGGCGACCAACGGCTGCTTCGACCTCCTCCACGTCGGCCACCTCCGTTACCTGACCCAGGCCCGCGAGCGGGGCGATTTCCTCTGGCTCGGCCTCAATGCCGACGCCTCGGTCCGCGAATTGAAGGGGCCGACCCGCCCCGTGAACAACGAGGCCGACCGGGCCGAGATCCTCGCCGCCCTCCGCGTCGTCGACGCCGTCACCATCTTCCCCGAAATGCGGGCGACCCGCTTCCTCCGGGCCGTCGCCCCCGACCTCTACGTGAAGGGCGGCGATTACAAGCCGGAGACCCTCGACGCCGACGAGCGGGCCGCCGTCGCCGCCGGGGGCGGGACCATCGAGATCCTCCCCCTCGTCCCGGGCAAGTCGACCACGGCGACGCTGAAGCGGATCCAGAGCTAG